The Marinilongibacter aquaticus genome has a window encoding:
- a CDS encoding STM3941 family protein has protein sequence MNNRVEIELSKRKLIVLLIGAIIFVTFGSFGSKFPESFVSTLFRNPELIRVSSIAAVCFFGTVSIFLVKKIFDKKPGLVVDEQGITDNTSATSVGLIEWRDIIRIEKKEVALTRFLLLHINNPEKYIQRINDIFSRRTAQMNFKMYGTPISIVSNSLKIDFEELEELIDGKLKRMNNG, from the coding sequence ATGAACAATAGAGTTGAAATTGAACTGAGTAAAAGGAAGCTCATAGTTTTACTTATCGGAGCAATAATATTTGTAACCTTTGGTTCTTTTGGGAGTAAGTTCCCAGAGAGTTTTGTGTCGACACTTTTTAGAAATCCAGAATTAATTAGAGTTTCGAGCATTGCCGCAGTTTGCTTTTTTGGAACAGTATCGATATTTCTAGTAAAAAAAATATTCGACAAAAAACCGGGATTAGTTGTTGATGAACAAGGAATTACAGATAATACAAGTGCTACAAGTGTTGGCCTGATTGAATGGCGTGACATAATAAGGATTGAGAAAAAAGAAGTTGCGTTAACAAGGTTTTTATTGCTTCACATCAATAATCCAGAAAAATATATTCAAAGAATCAACGATATTTTCTCTAGGCGAACGGCCCAGATGAATTTTAAAATGTATGGAACTCCGATTTCAATAGTCTCAAACTCACTAAAAATAGACTTTGAAGAATTAGAAGAGCTAATTGATGGTAAGTTGAAAAGAATGAACAATGGGTAA
- a CDS encoding RHS repeat protein: MKKPQEIQLTAGRWVKMYYDGGGSLLKRGFSTGEYWEYAGETLCKNGQLVQFSDDEGRILADGSGYAYEFSYKDHLGNTRVSFRADGNQLVKTAETAFDPWGVELAGVGQNSLYENRFRYQGKESLALFGLGNIVDSEARYLDRGTGRFWGIDALADKNNGVSGYAYVMNNPLSFVDPFGLDTARTDFQYSNGYQTLSGRNSSTSNQYYGVYQNTVTQRKVSTGIQPSIAQNRASWDKSKYTLDIGGGIYGALETASAPSNQWLGKNGKYYDKLWGGNQYTGSRLGALRAASRYKVAGSVTMLATAIIGGVETYNGYQVDGGRFGYNAQIAAAQTVGGIGGGIGGATLGAQIGGALGAFFFGAGAVSGAILGGFVGGWIGGEVGSSTGKGAVNFYHNK; the protein is encoded by the coding sequence TTGAAAAAGCCCCAGGAAATACAATTGACCGCAGGGCGGTGGGTGAAGATGTACTACGACGGCGGGGGAAGCCTTTTGAAAAGGGGCTTTTCGACGGGCGAGTACTGGGAATACGCGGGAGAGACCTTGTGCAAGAATGGGCAGTTGGTTCAATTCAGCGACGATGAGGGCCGGATTCTCGCCGACGGCAGCGGCTACGCTTACGAGTTCAGCTACAAGGACCACCTGGGCAACACCCGCGTAAGTTTCAGGGCGGATGGAAACCAACTGGTGAAAACGGCGGAAACGGCTTTCGACCCCTGGGGAGTGGAACTGGCGGGCGTCGGGCAGAACAGCCTGTACGAAAACAGGTTCAGGTACCAGGGAAAGGAGTCTCTTGCACTTTTCGGTCTGGGCAATATCGTCGACAGCGAGGCCCGGTATCTGGACAGGGGCACGGGGCGTTTCTGGGGCATCGATGCCCTGGCCGACAAGAACAATGGCGTTTCGGGCTATGCCTACGTGATGAACAATCCGCTTTCCTTTGTTGATCCCTTTGGGCTGGATACCGCAAGGACGGATTTCCAGTACTCCAACGGCTACCAGACCCTGAGCGGCAGAAACAGCAGTACGTCGAATCAGTATTATGGAGTGTATCAGAATACGGTAACCCAACGGAAAGTTTCGACCGGAATACAGCCTTCTATTGCACAAAATAGAGCCAGTTGGGATAAATCAAAATATACATTAGATATTGGTGGAGGGATTTATGGAGCACTAGAAACCGCCTCCGCTCCGAGTAACCAATGGCTTGGTAAAAATGGAAAGTATTATGATAAATTGTGGGGGGGAAATCAATATACAGGTAGTCGTCTAGGAGCATTGAGGGCAGCCAGTCGATATAAAGTTGCAGGTAGTGTTACAATGCTAGCCACTGCTATAATTGGTGGGGTAGAAACCTACAATGGTTATCAGGTAGATGGAGGTAGATTCGGATATAATGCACAAATTGCAGCTGCACAAACTGTAGGAGGAATTGGTGGAGGGATTGGAGGGGCTACTTTAGGAGCACAAATTGGCGGGGCCTTAGGGGCTTTCTTTTTTGGTGCTGGAGCTGTTTCTGGTGCAATACTAGGAGGATTTGTTGGAGGATGGATTGGCGGAGAGGTTGGAAGTAGTACAGGAAAAGGTGCTGTAAATTTTTATCATAATAAATAA
- a CDS encoding RHS repeat domain-containing protein, protein MRQPKQITLTDGRGIKYFYDGAGTLLKTLYSNGEYWEFDGEFIYKNGGLYQVNDEEGRLLYSGQGYKYEFDYKDHLGNTRVSFRADGNQLVKTAETAFDPWGVELAGVGQNSLYENRFRYQEKESLALFGLGNIVDSEARYLDRGTGRFRGIDALADKNNGVSGYAYVMNNPLSFVDPFGLDTARTDFQYSNGYQTLSGRNSSTSNQYYGVYSNTDQKSASQQIFDGISSGIKDLADALVPIRPANENDPESLSEWWNGIKDAPENVKEIYSNGSLEDRIRLSISLVGLLRRKKASFSNVVIAGSRSSKLLYFGRIAVNRDVFHNSIKPKILNSSGNFEKLVGTNPDIKIVSGKIILTGSSRGPFKGKSFNTGLKSMDFLKSE, encoded by the coding sequence TTGAGGCAGCCCAAACAGATTACTTTAACAGACGGTCGCGGGATCAAATATTTTTATGACGGTGCGGGCACTTTGCTTAAAACCCTGTATTCGAATGGAGAATATTGGGAATTCGACGGGGAGTTTATTTATAAAAATGGTGGGCTGTATCAGGTCAATGATGAGGAAGGAAGGCTGCTTTACAGTGGCCAAGGCTATAAGTATGAATTTGATTACAAAGACCACCTGGGCAATACCCGCGTAAGTTTCAGGGCGGATGGAAACCAACTGGTGAAAACGGCGGAAACGGCTTTCGATCCCTGGGGAGTGGAACTGGCGGGCGTCGGGCAGAACAGCCTGTACGAAAACAGGTTCAGGTACCAGGAAAAGGAGTCTCTTGCACTTTTCGGTCTGGGCAATATTGTCGACAGCGAGGCCCGGTATCTGGACAGGGGCACGGGGCGTTTCAGGGGCATCGATGCCCTGGCCGACAAGAACAATGGCGTTTCGGGCTATGCCTACGTGATGAACAATCCGCTTTCCTTTGTCGATCCCTTCGGGCTGGATACCGCAAGGACGGATTTCCAGTACTCCAACGGCTACCAGACCCTGAGCGGCAGAAACAGCAGTACGTCGAATCAGTATTATGGAGTGTATAGTAATACAGATCAGAAGAGTGCTTCACAGCAAATCTTTGATGGAATTTCATCCGGAATTAAAGATTTAGCCGATGCCTTAGTGCCTATCCGCCCGGCAAACGAAAATGATCCTGAAAGTCTTTCGGAGTGGTGGAATGGAATTAAAGATGCTCCCGAAAATGTCAAAGAGATATATTCAAATGGTTCTCTTGAAGACAGGATAAGACTATCGATTTCCTTAGTTGGCCTTTTGAGGAGAAAAAAAGCTTCTTTTTCCAATGTTGTAATTGCTGGCTCCAGATCAAGTAAACTCTTGTACTTTGGACGAATTGCAGTAAATAGAGATGTTTTTCATAACTCTATTAAACCTAAAATACTCAATAGTTCTGGGAATTTTGAAAAATTAGTGGGTACAAACCCGGATATTAAAATTGTAAGTGGAAAAATCATTTTAACTGGTTCTTCTCGAGGGCCCTTCAAAGGTAAATCATTTAATACAGGATTAAAGTCAATGGATTTTTTAAAAAGTGAATAA
- a CDS encoding DUF6443 domain-containing protein, with product MGRPARGHFHQPSNRHTMKKLLTCALFLLAAESGLAQTPSPYMNAVVHSSMRVSSSNDADAANPAMALVHVHYYDGIGRKVQSVGYAQSPTGKDLFSGAVVFDQYGRQAKSFLPAPSTDSDGGFKASPQSLAQGFYADAYPFSETTGFDNSPLNRPLERFGPGTDWRTADRADGTAYSHNAANEVRRYASDINGNISGSGNYYPANSLSRTTHVDEQGDISVVFRDIAGNTIETWQQTGTGEYAKTHFLYAHGDRIKAVLQPMALAAGTDMPSGSTLWQRYVFFYRYDGRGRIVEKKVPGAGSEYFVFDKWDRLVASQTALQRDPSSVGQTARWSFFKYDALGRQVMAGEYGNAQSRSGLQAAVAAFENGKQQAYESRNSTGPAYYTLNQTFPSTVSAADLRQVNYYDGYGGWPAAGMSFDAANAYHGRYADSRGLPTGSRTKKSENSAWMVSATYYDLKNRPIQTFAQNTFGQTERSDFEYLFAGELSTVRTVHKKPDGSSVTKLKYYTYDHAGRKTEYRLTLGSYGNTRIASYGYDELGRMERKTLLPDGNFVYGGAKDYIVRPSSDGTVNLPNTEDIARKAVVLQPVNDIGAQEWTSYLAEIDPDAPQGTPIAGLQKVDFRWHLRGGLLGVNLDASKNAVPAAAEGDLFAYKLEYQTAGAYDGNIGKQIWKNDKEGQRAYTFAYDRAGRLKSAAYTGNNGEDFGLPNISYDGNGNITGLQRNGKLAAGSYGLMDNLTYGYSGNRLASVGDGVAGDHGVDLVPRGAGTYAQYEDGSLKSDANERIGQIDYDTWLRQPKQITLTDGRWIKYFYDGAGTLLKTLYSNGEYWEFDGEFIYKNGGLYQVNDEEGRLLYSGQGYKYEFDYKDHLGNTRVSFRADGNQLVKTAETAFDPWGVRLTGVGQANPTQNRWEMQGHEKEETFGLNRINLGVRSVNPTTGIFDRIDPLAHKYFASSPYSYTFNNPVNVIDLIGLEGEDAQKENPRYYYNDGYATWEAFGRMGFEGNLLMTTGENSGNVAGPGPGDGKEKVKKKEESKITMAGAFALSGTLLADDATGVGVADDIAIPFILGGAALYVYGPEIAEKLKKEIDRIAEKTAGPLGFQYSLRALSSGYYPNVRGGTVWLNQGDVWKYGETTQGMNRYSQKELSQGMGLQMVPEFIGNQVEIKIAEKGKIYGYFFQNGSLPPGNKIFR from the coding sequence GTGGGGCGGCCTGCACGCGGCCACTTTCACCAACCTTCAAATCGACACACCATGAAGAAATTACTGACATGTGCCCTTTTCCTGCTCGCGGCCGAGAGCGGTTTGGCCCAAACCCCGAGCCCCTACATGAACGCCGTGGTGCACAGCAGCATGCGGGTGTCCAGCAGCAATGATGCCGACGCGGCCAATCCCGCCATGGCCCTGGTGCACGTGCACTATTACGACGGCATCGGCAGAAAGGTGCAGAGCGTGGGCTATGCCCAAAGCCCCACGGGGAAAGACCTTTTTTCGGGTGCCGTGGTCTTCGACCAGTACGGCCGGCAGGCGAAAAGTTTTCTCCCGGCCCCCTCTACCGATAGCGATGGCGGTTTCAAGGCCAGCCCCCAGAGTTTGGCACAGGGCTTTTATGCCGACGCGTACCCTTTCAGCGAAACCACGGGTTTTGACAATTCTCCACTGAACCGGCCACTTGAGCGGTTCGGCCCCGGGACGGATTGGCGAACGGCCGACAGGGCGGACGGCACCGCGTATTCGCACAATGCGGCCAATGAGGTGCGACGCTACGCAAGCGATATCAATGGAAACATCAGCGGCAGCGGAAACTATTACCCGGCCAACAGCCTCTCCAGGACCACCCATGTGGACGAACAGGGGGACATCTCGGTGGTCTTTCGGGATATTGCAGGCAATACGATCGAAACCTGGCAGCAGACGGGCACGGGCGAATACGCCAAGACCCATTTCCTCTATGCCCACGGCGACCGCATAAAGGCCGTGCTGCAGCCCATGGCCCTGGCGGCGGGCACCGACATGCCCAGCGGCAGTACCCTTTGGCAGCGGTACGTCTTCTTCTACCGCTACGACGGCAGGGGCCGGATTGTGGAAAAGAAGGTGCCCGGGGCGGGCAGCGAGTACTTTGTCTTCGACAAATGGGACAGGCTGGTGGCCAGCCAGACCGCCCTGCAGCGTGACCCCTCTTCCGTGGGCCAGACCGCCCGCTGGAGCTTTTTCAAGTACGATGCCCTGGGGCGTCAGGTCATGGCCGGAGAGTACGGCAATGCCCAAAGCCGCAGCGGCCTGCAGGCCGCCGTGGCCGCTTTCGAAAACGGCAAACAGCAGGCGTACGAAAGCCGGAACTCCACGGGGCCCGCGTACTATACCCTGAACCAGACCTTCCCCTCCACGGTCTCGGCAGCGGACCTGCGGCAGGTGAACTACTACGACGGCTACGGCGGTTGGCCCGCGGCGGGCATGTCGTTCGACGCGGCGAATGCCTATCACGGCCGGTACGCCGACAGTCGCGGACTGCCCACGGGAAGCCGTACCAAGAAAAGCGAAAATTCCGCATGGATGGTCTCGGCCACCTACTACGACCTGAAGAACAGGCCGATACAGACCTTTGCACAGAACACCTTCGGACAGACCGAACGCAGCGATTTCGAGTACCTCTTTGCCGGTGAGCTCTCCACGGTGCGGACGGTGCACAAAAAGCCGGACGGGAGTAGCGTAACAAAGTTGAAGTATTACACCTATGACCACGCCGGGCGTAAAACCGAATACCGGCTCACGCTCGGCAGCTACGGCAATACCCGCATCGCCAGCTACGGCTACGACGAGCTGGGCCGCATGGAAAGGAAGACCCTGCTGCCCGATGGGAATTTTGTCTACGGCGGGGCCAAGGACTACATTGTTCGCCCCTCGTCGGACGGGACAGTGAACCTGCCCAACACCGAGGACATCGCCCGCAAGGCCGTCGTCCTGCAACCCGTGAACGACATCGGTGCACAGGAATGGACGAGCTACCTTGCCGAAATCGATCCCGATGCCCCGCAGGGTACGCCCATCGCGGGCCTGCAGAAGGTCGATTTCCGCTGGCACCTGCGGGGCGGGTTGCTGGGAGTGAACCTGGACGCCTCGAAGAATGCCGTGCCCGCAGCCGCAGAGGGGGATTTGTTCGCCTATAAACTGGAATACCAGACGGCCGGGGCCTACGACGGGAATATCGGCAAGCAGATTTGGAAGAACGACAAGGAAGGGCAAAGGGCCTACACCTTTGCATACGACCGGGCAGGACGCCTGAAATCGGCCGCGTATACCGGGAACAACGGCGAGGATTTCGGCCTGCCGAACATTTCCTACGACGGGAACGGGAACATCACCGGCCTGCAGCGGAACGGCAAACTGGCCGCTGGCTCCTACGGGTTGATGGACAACCTGACCTACGGCTATTCGGGCAACAGGCTGGCCAGCGTGGGCGACGGCGTGGCGGGTGACCACGGGGTGGACCTGGTGCCCAGGGGGGCGGGCACCTATGCCCAATACGAGGACGGAAGCTTGAAATCGGACGCCAATGAGCGGATCGGCCAAATAGACTACGACACTTGGTTGAGGCAGCCCAAACAGATTACTTTAACAGACGGTCGCTGGATCAAATATTTTTATGACGGTGCGGGCACTTTGCTTAAAACCCTGTATTCGAATGGAGAATATTGGGAATTCGACGGGGAGTTTATTTATAAAAATGGTGGGCTGTATCAGGTCAATGATGAGGAAGGAAGGCTGCTTTACAGTGGCCAAGGCTATAAGTATGAATTTGATTACAAAGACCACCTGGGCAATACCCGCGTAAGTTTCAGGGCGGATGGAAACCAACTGGTGAAAACGGCGGAAACGGCTTTCGATCCCTGGGGAGTGCGGTTGACGGGCGTCGGACAAGCCAATCCCACCCAAAACCGTTGGGAAATGCAGGGGCACGAAAAGGAAGAAACCTTTGGCCTGAACAGGATAAATCTGGGTGTCCGCAGTGTCAACCCGACTACCGGAATTTTTGACAGAATTGACCCGCTGGCACATAAATATTTTGCTTCATCCCCTTATAGCTATACGTTTAACAATCCGGTTAACGTCATTGATTTGATTGGGCTTGAAGGAGAAGATGCCCAGAAGGAAAACCCGCGATATTACTACAATGATGGTTATGCTACCTGGGAAGCATTTGGAAGAATGGGCTTTGAAGGTAACCTATTAATGACCACCGGTGAAAATAGTGGAAATGTTGCCGGGCCCGGGCCGGGTGATGGGAAAGAGAAAGTAAAGAAAAAAGAAGAGAGTAAAATCACAATGGCCGGTGCCTTTGCACTGAGCGGAACACTTTTAGCGGATGATGCAACTGGAGTTGGTGTAGCAGATGATATTGCCATACCTTTTATTCTTGGAGGAGCCGCATTGTATGTATATGGTCCAGAAATTGCAGAAAAGCTAAAAAAGGAAATTGATAGAATTGCAGAAAAAACAGCTGGGCCCCTTGGTTTTCAATATTCTTTAAGAGCTTTGTCTTCAGGATATTATCCAAATGTAAGGGGTGGTACTGTTTGGCTAAATCAGGGAGATGTTTGGAAGTATGGCGAAACAACTCAAGGAATGAATAGATATTCACAAAAGGAACTCAGCCAAGGAATGGGACTCCAGATGGTGCCAGAATTTATTGGGAATCAGGTTGAAATAAAAATAGCTGAAAAAGGTAAAATTTATGGTTATTTCTTTCAAAATGGCTCATTACCACCAGGAAACAAAATATTTAGATAA